A window of Lysobacter sp. TY2-98 genomic DNA:
CTGCTGATCGGTGGCGCCACGACCTCGCGCGCGCACACCGCGCTCAAGATCGACCCGCACTACAAGGCGCCCACGATCTGGGTGAAAGACGCCTCGCGTGCCGTCGGCGTCGCGCAGTCGCTGATCTCGATGGATCTGCGCCAGCCGTTCGTTGCCGCGAATGAAGCTGACTACGCCGAGATCCGCGAGCGTCATCGCAATCGCGGTGACGGCAAGCGCCTTGTTTCGCTCGAGAAGGCACGTGGGCAGCGTTTCGACGGCGGCTGGGACACGCACGCTCCGTCGGCGCCCCGCGTCACCGGCCTGCATGTGTTCGACGACTATCCACTCGCCGAACTCGTCGACTACATCGACTGGACGCCATTCTTCAACACGTGGGAACTCGCGGGTCGCTACCCCGAGATCCTCGAGGACAGCATCGTCGGCGCGCAGGCGCGCGAGCTGTATCGCGATGCGCGCGCAATGCTCGATCGCATCGTCAACGAGCGCTGGCTGCGTGCAAGGGCGGTGTTCGGCATCTGGCCAGCGCAGGGCGTGGGTGACGACGTGGACGTGCGTATCGTCGCCGGCACGGCCGCCACGGCGGGGCCGCGGCATGCCGCGGCGGCTGATGACGTCGCCGACGCGACCGTGCGTCTGCATTTCCTCCGCCAGCAGGTCGACAAGCCCGCGGACCGCCCCGATTTCTGCCTCGCCGATTTCATCGCGCCGCAGGACAGCGGCCGCGAGGACTGGATCGGCGCATTCGCGGTGACTGCCGGTCTCGGCATCGAAGAGCACGTCGCGCGCTTCGAAGCGCAGCACGACGACTACAACGCGATCCTGCTGAAGGCGCTCGCGGACCGTTTGGCCGAAGCCCTCGCCGAACGCCTGCATCAGCGCGTACGTCGCGAGTTCTGGGGATACGCGTCGGACGAGACACTCGACAACGATGCGCTGATCGCCGAGCGCTACGTCGGCATCCGCCCAGCACCGGGTTATCCCGCCTGCCCCGAACACAGCGAGAAGGCCACGCTGTTCCGGCTCCTCGATGCGGCGAAGAACACCGGCGTGGAGCTCACCGAGAGCTTCGCGATGTATCCGGCGTCCTCGGTGTCGGGCTACTACTTCAGCCACCCGAAGAGCCAGTATTTCGTGGTCGGGCGCGTGTCGAAGGAGCAGGTCGCAGACTACGCGCGCCGCAAGGGTGTCGAGGTCGCGCAGGCCGAACGTTGGCTGGCGTCGAATCTCGACTACGATCCGGAGTAACGGCGTCGTCGTCGCCTCTCCGGTCACCATGGACAACGTGCAGTTCCTCCTCGAGCACGCCGCCCCGGGCCGCATTGGCCTGTGCGGGGGACGCGACCCGATCAGCCGCCTGATCCGCAAGGCGCAGGCGCCACTGACCGACGACGGCCACCGCAGCCTGTGGTCGCACGCGTTCCTGTTCACCGAGAAGCGCGTCGACGGACGCTGGTGGGTCGTCGAGTCCGACCTGGATGTCCGCTACAAGCAGGTCCGCCTCGGCGCCCAGGAGAATCGTCTCGACCGCTACTTCGACGCGGAAGCGTTTCCGAACGTCGCCGTGCTGGACTTCGGCCTGGACGCGTCGCAGGCCGCTGCATGCCACGCCGCCGCGCTGGATGTCGTGTCGGGACTCGCGCACTACTCGCTCAGCGAGCTCGTCGGCACATTGCTGGGCATGCACAGCACGCGGCTGCGTCGGCGCGACAACCTACTTGCGCGCGAAGGCGCCCTCTACTGCTCGGCGCTCGTGCAGCACTGCTATGCGGCCGCGGGCGTCGAACTTCTGCCCGGCGTGACCGGCAAGAACGTCACGCCGCACGACCTGGCTGCGTCACCGTTGCCGCACACGGCGCACCGACTGGTGCGCGATCTCGGCGTATCGAAAGTGCGACGCGTCGTGCACCAGGTGGCCGACGCACTCGGCGTCGACTGACGCGTTACCAGACCAGATCGTCCGGTATCTGGTACTGCGGGTCGCTGTACGGATCATCGCTAGCCGGCGCGTTCGGATGGACGCGCAACGCAACCGCCTGCGCGAAGATCGCTTCGGCCTCGCCGAGCACCTGCGCGGTCACCAGCACGTAGCGACCGTCGAGCTGCACCACGCCGAGTTCGCCCGCATTGAGCGCGCGCAACTGCTCCGCGTTGACGTAGATGCGCTTGATCTTGCCGCCGTAGGGGAAGTGACGCGCGATCTCCGCGTCCTTGTCGTTGAGCGACTTGTCCTTCAGGAATTCCGAGAGCTTCGCGCGTGCCTCGCGACGCAGGCGTGCCTCTTCCTGACGCGCAGCCTCGGCGGCAATGCGCTCATCCTTTTCCCGCTGTGCACGCAGCGCATAGGCCTTGCCGAGATCGATCTCTTCCTGCGAGCGCGGCTTGCGCGGCGGCGCGCCGCGTCGATCCGCCGGACGCGCGTCCGGACGACCGCCCTTGCCCGCCGGGCGACGCTCATCGCGGCGCGGCGCGCCCGACTTGCCGCCGGGACGATCGTTGCGTTTTTCGGGCTTGGCAGGCGCCGGGGCGGCCTTGAAGCCGAGGCCGAGAAGCTGGTCGCGAAGGCTGTCAGTCATGACCGTCGATCAGTAATGCGGGGGTGGCGGCTCGAGGCCGGGATCGCCGGTGAGGTCACTGGAGAGGCCCGCGCGGATCTGTCGCAGCTCGTCGAGCGCGCGCTGCAGCATCATGACCAGGCGCCCATTCTCCGATCGCAGATCGGCGAGCGCGTCGCTGAGCTCACCCAGCGAGTGTTCCTGGAAGGCGAGCCGCGTTTCCAGTTCGACGAGGCGATCGTCGAGCGTCGATTCGCTCATGCGATGACCGAACGCCCGCGACCGATGCCGTAGTACGCGAGACCCGCGGACTCGACTTCATCGGGGTGGTAGAGATTGCGACCGTCGAACAGCACGGCGTCCGTCAGCCCTGCGCGCAGGCGCGCGAAGTCCGGGCTGCGGAACTGCTTCCACTCGGTGATGACGACGAGCGCATCGGCGTCGACGAGCGCGGCGTTCGCGCTGTCGCAGAGCACGAAGTCGTCACGATCGCCCACGATGCGCCGGGTCTCCTCGCGCGCCTCCGGATCGTAGGCACGTACTTTCGCGCCCGCGTCCAAGAGCTGCTGCAGCAGCACGAGGCTCGAGGCTTCACGCATGTCGTCGGTGTTCGGCTTGAATGCCAAGCCCCACAGCGCGAACGTCTTGCCGGCGACGTTGCCACCGTAATGGCGCTGGATCAGCTCGAAGAGATGCTGCTTCTGACGGTAGTTGACCGCCTCGACCGCGTCGAGGAGTTCGGCCTTGTAGCCCACGCCCTGCGCGGTGCGCGCAAGCGCCTGCACGTCCTTCGGGAAACACGAGCCGCCGTAGCCGGCACCCGGGTAGATGAAGTGCCAGCCGATGCGCGGATCGGAACCGATGCCCTGGCGCACCATCTCGATGTCCGCACCCACGCGCTCGGCGATGTTCGCCATCTCGTTCATGAACGAAATCTTGGTCGCGAGCATCGCGTTCGCGGCGTACTTGGTCAGCTCCGCCGAACGCACATCCATGACGACGATGCGTTCGTGATTGCGATTGAACGGCGCGTACAGGCGCTTCAGTCGATCGATGACCTGCGCATCGCTCGCACCGATGACGATGCGGTCGGGACGCATGAAGTCGTTGACCGCATCGCCTTCCTTCAGGAACTCCGGATTCGACGCGACACCGAATTCGATGTCGACGCCGCGCGCCTTCAACTCAGCCGCGATAGCATCGCGCACCTTGTCCGCGGTACCGACCGGCACCGTCGACTTGTTGACGACGATGCCGGGGCGATCGAGGTGCCGGCCGATCGTGCGCGCCACGGCGAGCACGTACTGCAGGTCCGCGCTGCCGTCCTCACCGGGCGGCGTGCCGACCGCGATGAAGATCACCTCGCCGCGGACGACAGCGTCCGCGGCGTCGGTGGTGAACTGCAGGCGGCCGGCGGCGTGATTCGCACGCACCATCGGCGCGAGGCCCGGCTCGAAGATCGGGATCTCGCCGCGTTGCAATGCCGCGACCTTGCCCGCATCGATGTCGACACAGACCACGTCATGGCCGACATCCGCCAGGCAGGTGCCCGTGACGAGGCCGACGTAGCCGGTGCCGAAGATGGTGACGCGCATCAGGCGCTCCGTTCCGTGCGATCAGGCGCGATCAATGCGCGGGCGACGTGCCGGCGCCATTCGGATTTGCGATGCCGACGAGTTCGACCTCGAACACCAGCGTCGCGTTCGGCGGGATCGGACCGCCCGGCGTGCCCTGCTCGCCATAGCCCAGCGACGCCGGGATCCACAGGCGGTACTTGCTGCCGACCGGCATCAGCTGGATGCCTTCGCGCCAGCCCGGCACGACGGCGTTGAGCGGAAGCGTGGCGGCGCCGCCGTGGTCTTCCGAGCTGTCGAACTTGGTGCCGTCGAGCAGCTTGCCGGTGTAGTTCACGGTGACCTGGTCGTCCGCCTTCGGCTTCGGACCGGTGCCCTGCGTGATCACCTGGTACTGCAGGCCGCTCGCGGTGGTCTGCACGCCGGCGGCCTTCGCGTTCTTCGCGAGGAACTCCTGGCCTTCCTTCGCGTTCTTCGTCGCTGCCTGCATCTGTTCCGCAATGCGCTTGGCCTGCAGCTTCTGCGCGAATGCTTCGCGGATCTGCTGCGCCTGCTGTTCGGTCATCAGCGGCTTGCTGCCGTCGAGCTGCGCCTTCAGGCCCTTCTCGAGCGTCGGAAGATCGATCTCGTCCTTCACCTGCTTGAGCGTCTGGCCCATGTCCATGCCGATCATGTAG
This region includes:
- a CDS encoding UDP-glucose/GDP-mannose dehydrogenase family protein; its protein translation is MRVTIFGTGYVGLVTGTCLADVGHDVVCVDIDAGKVAALQRGEIPIFEPGLAPMVRANHAAGRLQFTTDAADAVVRGEVIFIAVGTPPGEDGSADLQYVLAVARTIGRHLDRPGIVVNKSTVPVGTADKVRDAIAAELKARGVDIEFGVASNPEFLKEGDAVNDFMRPDRIVIGASDAQVIDRLKRLYAPFNRNHERIVVMDVRSAELTKYAANAMLATKISFMNEMANIAERVGADIEMVRQGIGSDPRIGWHFIYPGAGYGGSCFPKDVQALARTAQGVGYKAELLDAVEAVNYRQKQHLFELIQRHYGGNVAGKTFALWGLAFKPNTDDMREASSLVLLQQLLDAGAKVRAYDPEAREETRRIVGDRDDFVLCDSANAALVDADALVVITEWKQFRSPDFARLRAGLTDAVLFDGRNLYHPDEVESAGLAYYGIGRGRSVIA
- a CDS encoding DUF2058 family protein; the protein is MTDSLRDQLLGLGFKAAPAPAKPEKRNDRPGGKSGAPRRDERRPAGKGGRPDARPADRRGAPPRKPRSQEEIDLGKAYALRAQREKDERIAAEAARQEEARLRREARAKLSEFLKDKSLNDKDAEIARHFPYGGKIKRIYVNAEQLRALNAGELGVVQLDGRYVLVTAQVLGEAEAIFAQAVALRVHPNAPASDDPYSDPQYQIPDDLVW
- a CDS encoding FKBP-type peptidyl-prolyl cis-trans isomerase, with protein sequence MNVSPMRLLALSTLSVALLAAAGCNKDATAPKTDAAADAKKDPNAIPGLKDEKARVSYMIGMDMGQTLKQVKDEIDLPTLEKGLKAQLDGSKPLMTEQQAQQIREAFAQKLQAKRIAEQMQAATKNAKEGQEFLAKNAKAAGVQTTASGLQYQVITQGTGPKPKADDQVTVNYTGKLLDGTKFDSSEDHGGAATLPLNAVVPGWREGIQLMPVGSKYRLWIPASLGYGEQGTPGGPIPPNATLVFEVELVGIANPNGAGTSPAH
- a CDS encoding SlyX family protein: MSESTLDDRLVELETRLAFQEHSLGELSDALADLRSENGRLVMMLQRALDELRQIRAGLSSDLTGDPGLEPPPPHY